The sequence AGTAGccattattatattaataagcGATAGGACATTGATTCCCAAACACTTTGATATTAATAGTGTTGAATTACTTTTGAAACTGTGCTGGGATCAGTATCAGTTAACAAGCTACAAAGAACAAATatgtaattgtgtttttactgaTGTTTAGCATTATCACACAGCTCCAAGCTTCAGTGAATGAAATTATACTTTTAACTGAATTGCAGCTTGTTAAGTCAGTGATGCTGCTGACGAACAAAATCACAGATAATTGCGTGATTCACCAGATTGTCGTAATTCCCTCTTTTTGTCTCACGCTCCCTGCTGTGGTTTCTCGTTCCCTCTCACCTTTCACAGCGTCAGTGGTAACTAATGCAGGGCCGAGAGGACAGAAGCTGTCGAAGGTCTTTCCCAGCAGCCACTGCTTCCCGTTGTGCTTCATCTGCCAGTCACGCGCGCTGACGTCGTTGGCCACAGTGAACCCGGCCACGTAGGACAGAGCATCTTCCTCCTGAACAACGAGAGGAGTGGACAGATGCTTCACCCGAGCATCAACATGTCGTGGGCATCAGAAGTGGCGTTGAGATGCTCACCTTGATGTGTTTTCCTCTTCGCCCAATCACAAAAGCCAGCTCTACCTCCCAGTCCACCTCCTTCAGTCAGAAAAAAGACCAAGATGAGGCAAATACAGCACAAATGTCCCAATAAACTACACACTAATTCAAAGTAGGTCAGtatgtcttttaaaaaatggacTGTAGTTTTTACTCACCTgcaaaatatctaaatatattcCAAAAAACGGAGTTTGACATGTTTCTTTGGCACCCAGCCCACATGTATCTTACGTATGCCTGGCCCTAGTactcttcctgtcttcctgtcaaGCTCTTTGTCGTGTATAAATTAAGTCCACGTGCTCGCTCTCACCTGGCTCTCGGAGGGCAGAATGATGTCATCAAACGGCCCAGTGATGGCGCTGGGAAATTTGCTGAAGATGATGGGCTCTTTGGGGATCGGGGCGTTCTGCTCCAGGCAGTGGTCCCGGTAGTTcatgcccacacacaccaccttcTCCGGGGCCAACACTGGAGACAACAGCTGGATGTCTGATCGCTCCACCACACACTTACCAGACGACAGGgctctgaggaagaggaggaggaggaggagaatgagtCAGCAAGAACATGATGATTTGGGACAAAGTTGACtgaagaggaggacaaagatgATAATTTAGGCACAAGTTGATGTTAAACATAGAACTGTATGAGCAAAGATTAAGCCTTTTTAACACCTCTGATAGGAAAAAGTGATAACCACTGCGCAAACTAGACAACAACATACGCCGTTATTGAGTGTAAGTGAATTTTAATAACCAAAATATTCAGTCCCCTGCATTTACCATTAAATAAACAGGAAGATGATGACTAATAAGTATAGTTTAGGAAAGAGAAGGCAGTGATTTGGGATCTGATGAAGAGTCTTAACAGCCATAATATGGCAGAATGTGAGGACGTTTTTTTGATACCTCTGTGCAGCCTCCAGGCCTGTGTCtcccagctccagcagctctctCATTGTCGAGGGCATTAAGGGGTCAAACGCCTTCAGATCCACCACGCCGAGCCCCTCACCTAGCTCCACTCCCACTCTGATACCCCCACCGTCGCCATGGAGATGAAACTGCACCAGACGCATCGCTGCGCCACTCAAGCCTCGCTGCTGTGGGTCTGTTGTTCGCCTCTGAGAGAAGAAACTCCTGAAGATGCAACAGGAGCGAAGGGGCAGTCTCATCTGTCAAGGGTGGAAGAagtcagaggagagaaggaaggaaaacagaTGATAGCAAAATAGATCAGTTCTCTGATGGTGTCTTGAAGAcatgcattgattttttttttctccctccttcatctGTCAGGAGCAAAATAGATTGCAGCACCTACACATCTAATCTTTTAAATTAATCTGTTGTTAGTCAGTCTGATGCCATAAAACAAATGGTGACCATTTTTCTAAAACCCTTGATCTCAGCTTCAGATGATTTTATCCAACTAAAACTCCAAAACCCCAAGTTTGGGGTATAAAATAGAGCAGAGCTGCAAATCCATATTTTTAAGATGCAGGAAACAAAGAGAATTTagggttgggttttttttctgtaagcTAGAAATTGGTTATAAAAGCTCTGCTGACTGATCAATTCATTGACTTTTCATTTCAGCACTGGTCCTGCTGTGAAACCACATGACCTTTCCATGTCTCTGTTTACAACACTGGGCTTTGTTTAGACAGAGGCAGCTGAAAACTTGGTcataatgcaaaaacaaaagaaaatcgCATGTTGATTTCTGATATTTCCCAGGCTTTTAGAAAATCTGTCAACTTCTCTGACTTTTACTGTCTGAAAGGAACCACTCAACACTAATAAAATCACAACAGTGAGGCGGAAATGAGCAGCACGTGAACCCAAAAGTAGTTTGTCAAACACATAAGATCAGCGTCCAACAGCCTCCAATCATCACGATCAACAGTCACTTGATAATAGAGCTGTAAATCATGACCAGGATAAGAAAAGCATGAAGTCAGGTCCAGCAGCGGGTCACTTCTGCCTACCTGCTGCTCGACATGTAGCTTTGCTGTTTGGCCTTTGGAACAAAGGCGTTTAAAGAGCAATGTGCCACTGCAGCCTGTTACTGAACAAACCTCATGTGCATCTTGCCCTCTGTACTGCCTCTGGTTAATACTCACCTCGCCtgttctgcacagaaaacactacTTTGAATCACTTCCGGTTGGTGTTTGTAGTTCATGAGGTCAGTCCTGTCAAAACGGAGCCATATGTCTCAGCTGAAGCTAACGGCAGAGTGTAGCCAT comes from Pempheris klunzingeri isolate RE-2024b chromosome 7, fPemKlu1.hap1, whole genome shotgun sequence and encodes:
- the fahd2a gene encoding fumarylacetoacetate hydrolase domain-containing protein 2A, with translation MRLPLRSCCIFRSFFSQRRTTDPQQRGLSGAAMRLVQFHLHGDGGGIRVGVELGEGLGVVDLKAFDPLMPSTMRELLELGDTGLEAAQRALSSGKCVVERSDIQLLSPVLAPEKVVCVGMNYRDHCLEQNAPIPKEPIIFSKFPSAITGPFDDIILPSESQEVDWEVELAFVIGRRGKHIKEEDALSYVAGFTVANDVSARDWQMKHNGKQWLLGKTFDSFCPLGPALVTTDAVKDPHNLAVRCLVNGDTVQSSNTDQMIFKTEALVAWVSKFVTLTPGDVFLTGTPPGVGVFRKPPVFLKKGDVVECQIDQLGSIINKVV